The stretch of DNA AGCTCACCTGTATTCTCCTTGGCTTCGGTATTAATATTAGCAATCACAGTCCATGGAGCCGGATCAGCACTGTCTTCCCAAAGCCCTTCACTAGCAGCCATTTTCATTGGCTGCGTTTCAACTAAGTACAGCGCCTGCTCGTGACCGGACAATGCTATACCAATACCACTGATTAAACCAACTACGATTGCAACTTTAAACGATTCTTTATAAAACTCCACGTGCCTCTTACCTAACAACGCAATGGCACTAATACCAGTAATAAACAATGCTCCTGTTGCAAAGGAGCCAAAAACTGTATGCGGGAACTCAACCCATAGCTGACCATTTGATACAATTGCAAAGAAATCACTCATCTCAAGTCTGCCATGTTGCAGTACTGCACCTACTGGATGCTGCATGAATGAGTTTGCAGCTAGGATGAAGAATGCAGAGAAGATTGTACCTAGGGAAACCATCCAGATACACCACACGTGCACCCATTTCGGCAGACGATCCCAGCCGAAAATCCACAAACCAAGGAAAGTAGATTCCATGAAGAATGCTAACAATGCCTCTATAGCTAGCGGTGCTCCGAAGACATCCCCTACGAAACGGGAATATTCGGACCAGTTCATTCCGAACTGGAATTCTTGTAGGATACCGGTTACGACACCCACTGCAAAGTTAATAAGGAATAAGTGTCCCCAGAACTTCGCCATTTTTTTGTATTTGTCTTGTTTCCTGACAACATACAATGTTTCCATGATTGCAATAATTAATGCCAATCCTATACTTAGTGGAACGAATAGGAAATGGAACAATGTTGTTGAAGCAAATTGGATTCGTGAAAGTTCTACTACATCCATTTTGCCGCCTTCTTTCTCTACTAGATTTTTCTGGAAACCATGTGATATACATCACAATGTCCTGTTATAGTATACTCCCGCTTATCTGTATCGGAATGTGAAATGTTGAACAAATTGTGGCGTA from Terribacillus sp. FSL K6-0262 encodes:
- a CDS encoding cytochrome ubiquinol oxidase subunit I; translated protein: MDVVELSRIQFASTTLFHFLFVPLSIGLALIIAIMETLYVVRKQDKYKKMAKFWGHLFLINFAVGVVTGILQEFQFGMNWSEYSRFVGDVFGAPLAIEALLAFFMESTFLGLWIFGWDRLPKWVHVWCIWMVSLGTIFSAFFILAANSFMQHPVGAVLQHGRLEMSDFFAIVSNGQLWVEFPHTVFGSFATGALFITGISAIALLGKRHVEFYKESFKVAIVVGLISGIGIALSGHEQALYLVETQPMKMAASEGLWEDSADPAPWTVIANINTEAKENTGELKIPYALSFLSYGEFKGSVEGMNTLQQRYEDLYGPGNYIPPVKTAFWSFRVMCALGGAIAVLTIWGAYLYARKKLTTSKWYLRLMVIAISFPFIGSSAGWIMTEIGRQPWVVFGYMKTEDAVSAGVSAGEVLFSLITFCVLYVILFAVMITLFVREIKKGPNHDIEKTDPIADPYTKEGQHAFS